From a single Paramagnetospirillum magnetotacticum MS-1 genomic region:
- a CDS encoding GntR family transcriptional regulator gives MDLSSTPRLSEQLREKIEENIVTGTFCPGVRLDEVDLAETYGVSRTPIREALIQLEAAGFINKRLRKGWEVASIPASRLCEMFDVMAELEAMCGRLAARRATEAETRQIRSAHLACLKAKEASDPAEYYRLNEAFHLAIYEASHNSFLIEQASTLHRRLRPYRRLQLRVRNRMHTSFDEHEGIVKAIENGMGDLACDMLRAHVVVQGERFTDLVSSLESMTSSRMAVEA, from the coding sequence ATGGACCTGTCGAGCACCCCACGCCTTTCCGAGCAACTTCGGGAAAAGATCGAGGAAAACATCGTCACCGGCACCTTCTGTCCCGGTGTCCGGTTGGACGAGGTCGATCTGGCCGAAACCTACGGCGTGTCGCGCACCCCCATCCGTGAGGCTCTGATCCAGCTCGAGGCCGCTGGCTTCATCAACAAGCGTCTGCGCAAGGGCTGGGAAGTGGCGTCCATTCCTGCGTCACGGTTGTGCGAGATGTTCGATGTCATGGCCGAGTTGGAGGCCATGTGCGGACGGCTTGCGGCCCGGCGCGCCACGGAAGCCGAAACGCGCCAGATCCGTTCCGCCCATCTGGCCTGTCTAAAGGCCAAGGAGGCCAGCGATCCGGCCGAGTATTACCGGCTGAACGAGGCCTTTCATCTGGCCATCTACGAGGCCAGCCATAATTCGTTCCTGATCGAGCAGGCCAGCACGTTGCACCGCAGGCTCCGGCCCTATCGCCGCCTGCAACTGAGGGTCCGCAACCGGATGCACACCTCCTTCGACGAGCATGAGGGCATCGTAAAGGCCATCGAGAACGGCATGGGCGATCTGGCCTGCGACATGCTGCGCGCCCATGTGGTCGTTCAGGGCGAACGGTTCACCGATCTCGTATCCTCATTGGAATCCATGACCTCCTCGCGCATGGCGGTTGAGGCGTGA
- a CDS encoding ArnT family glycosyltransferase produces the protein MFVYEALRLNSGLSQHYLDHTGYVMFVLLAWWLKLMHLLGVVDVSSLKALPPTGSAAFEPVYAKLVFAGRYMVAGLSGVFAALFFLGIRAITGNFAVALGAAMVFACSRELGIQALTIYTELPSGLFLFLTFVAVATAGSSRRPAFHLFWAGLCATLALMAKMQGVFVALGMPMVALAFGCRAERRWIEPEWSERLTLSMLLAVPILPVLLMVFSAAFFLGNRGGYQLAIIVYIVAAVWAYGLIYAVPVRERLFAMLAVGGGISAAFLLHLLYHNMGATDALSNFIDHMYNLGSIGQKGGDPGGRPSMPLVVRLVDDGFAATLARRLFHPDPWLKPLDLLGFAVLIAIAVLAWHRRFAAALRVGLLAGMAVGAEAATRIYKIELKHLIYMDTWLIIAAALAAHQFWPEMGRRGRAGLAAVLLVVLAFEVNDVARPNMVQFQRIENACGQAYAYMMPIAEAFRRYCPPDFPFP, from the coding sequence GTGTTCGTTTATGAGGCGTTGCGGCTCAATTCCGGCCTGTCCCAGCATTATCTCGACCATACGGGGTATGTGATGTTCGTGCTTCTGGCCTGGTGGCTGAAGCTGATGCATCTTCTGGGCGTGGTGGACGTCTCATCCCTGAAGGCTCTGCCGCCCACCGGCTCGGCGGCCTTCGAGCCCGTTTATGCCAAACTGGTATTTGCTGGCCGCTACATGGTGGCGGGGTTGAGCGGTGTCTTTGCCGCGCTGTTCTTTCTGGGGATCAGGGCGATTACCGGCAATTTCGCCGTGGCCCTGGGCGCGGCGATGGTTTTCGCGTGCAGCCGCGAACTGGGTATCCAGGCCCTGACCATCTATACCGAGCTGCCGTCGGGCCTGTTCCTGTTTCTGACCTTCGTTGCGGTGGCGACCGCCGGGTCAAGCAGGCGTCCCGCCTTTCACCTGTTCTGGGCGGGGCTTTGCGCCACCCTGGCGCTGATGGCGAAAATGCAAGGTGTGTTCGTTGCCCTGGGCATGCCCATGGTCGCCCTGGCCTTCGGCTGCCGGGCGGAGCGGCGCTGGATCGAGCCGGAGTGGAGCGAGCGGCTTACCCTCTCCATGCTCTTGGCCGTGCCGATCCTTCCGGTGCTGCTGATGGTGTTCTCGGCAGCGTTTTTCCTCGGCAACCGGGGCGGCTATCAACTGGCGATCATCGTCTATATCGTCGCGGCGGTTTGGGCCTATGGCCTGATTTACGCGGTGCCCGTCCGCGAGCGTCTGTTCGCCATGCTGGCCGTGGGGGGCGGCATCTCCGCCGCCTTTCTCCTGCACCTGCTCTACCACAACATGGGCGCCACCGACGCCCTCTCCAACTTCATCGACCACATGTACAATCTGGGCAGTATCGGCCAGAAAGGCGGCGATCCCGGTGGCCGCCCGTCCATGCCTCTGGTCGTCCGGCTGGTCGATGACGGGTTCGCGGCCACCTTGGCGCGGCGCCTGTTCCATCCCGATCCATGGCTGAAACCCCTCGACCTTCTGGGCTTCGCCGTCCTGATCGCCATTGCGGTTCTGGCGTGGCACCGCCGCTTTGCCGCCGCCCTGCGCGTCGGTCTGCTGGCCGGGATGGCGGTAGGGGCCGAGGCGGCGACCCGGATCTACAAGATCGAACTGAAGCACCTGATCTACATGGATACCTGGCTGATCATCGCCGCGGCGCTGGCCGCCCATCAGTTCTGGCCCGAAATGGGACGGCGGGGCAGGGCCGGACTGGCTGCGGTTTTGCTGGTGGTGCTGGCCTTCGAGGTCAATGATGTTGCCCGGCCCAACATGGTGCAGTTCCAGAGGATCGAAAACGCCTGCGGCCAAGCCTATGCCTATATGATGCCCATAGCCGAGGCCTTCCGCCGCTATTGCCCTCCAGACTTCCCGTTCCCATGA
- a CDS encoding glycosyltransferase family 2 protein codes for MSQTWRVSVVMPAYNEAATIGDVIRRTLDTGVVAEVVVVDDGSTDGTAQAAEAAGARAVRNPYNIGNGASVRRGSLAATGDVVVMMDADGQHPPEAIPSLLARLGEYDMVVAARTRNSDTSKLRNFGNRMLIMVAEWISGRRIADLTSGFRAIKRDHLLEHLHLFPNRYSYPTTITLAMMMGGRFVAYEPVDAISRRVHGNSNISPVRDFLRFIAIMVRMVMLFSPQRLFVPMGGMLFLLSAVASTLQYIYTGGIHSAGLALFLSSVYIACFGLLADQVALLRRKRHD; via the coding sequence ATGAGCCAGACTTGGCGGGTTTCAGTGGTCATGCCGGCCTATAACGAGGCCGCGACCATCGGTGACGTGATCCGGCGGACGCTGGACACCGGCGTGGTCGCCGAAGTTGTGGTGGTCGATGACGGCTCGACCGACGGCACCGCGCAGGCGGCCGAGGCCGCTGGCGCGCGGGCTGTGCGCAATCCTTACAATATCGGCAACGGCGCCTCGGTGCGCCGGGGCAGTCTGGCGGCCACCGGCGATGTGGTGGTGATGATGGACGCCGACGGCCAACACCCGCCCGAGGCCATACCCAGCCTGCTGGCGCGCCTCGGGGAATACGACATGGTGGTGGCGGCCCGCACCCGCAATTCCGACACGTCCAAGCTGCGCAATTTCGGCAACCGCATGCTGATCATGGTGGCCGAGTGGATTTCGGGCCGCCGCATCGCCGACCTGACCAGCGGATTTCGCGCCATCAAGCGCGACCATTTGCTGGAGCATCTCCACCTGTTTCCCAACCGCTACAGCTATCCCACCACCATCACCCTGGCCATGATGATGGGCGGGCGCTTCGTGGCCTATGAACCGGTGGACGCCATCAGCCGGCGGGTGCACGGCAACAGCAATATCTCGCCGGTGCGCGACTTTCTGCGCTTTATCGCCATCATGGTGCGTATGGTGATGCTGTTCAGCCCCCAGCGGCTGTTCGTGCCCATGGGGGGCATGCTGTTCTTGCTGAGCGCGGTGGCCAGCACGCTGCAATACATCTATACCGGCGGCATCCACAGCGCCGGCCTGGCCTTGTTTCTCTCCAGCGTCTACATCGCCTGCTTCGGCCTGCTGGCCGATCAGGTGGCCCTCTTGAGGCGAAAGCGCCATGACTGA
- the asnB gene encoding asparagine synthase (glutamine-hydrolyzing): MCGICGYVGAERPGLIQAMIAEIRHRGPDGEGCDSALGIHLGHARLAILDPSHGAQPLTGADGRYTVSYNGEIYNYPDLRRELEALGHRFETTCDTELLPLGFAAWGEGLFARLDGMFAFALRDNADGRLWLVRDQLGIKPLYYSLAGGELAFASSARALTRHPQVSRRLRPDAIQEFLQFRWVRSGRHLFSDVEILPPGGVLRWTEGEARLDRFWTPARRGPARNALPRDWAAEVELVLEDSVRRQLRADVALGIFLSGGVDSAMIGHYAARNAANRLTAFTFSTGDRVDETAQAAAMARDFGFDHRVVSLTASDFADFPQAVACLDNPVGDAVVLPTWKLCREAAREVKVVLTGEGADEMFAGYAHLPILRKLDQLGSVAGVLRLLAPLIRLMPVGLLNHLFDYQASLGRLGRDAAAELLAVAGDSGKMLARASAIMGDAEMAQATTLGPPPPRPKADLSLGGLLLDLTRGWLPEEILHKMDQLSMAHGLEARVPYVTTALYDLLLRCPDQMAMGKTLLRHVASQSGLAAARRRKVAFHLPVETLWRPQLEEMCREYLSPAMIRRHAILNEAFVGRSLSLLKAGEFLASKRLVAMVSLHAWLDAHT; the protein is encoded by the coding sequence ATGTGCGGCATCTGCGGCTATGTGGGCGCCGAACGGCCTGGACTGATCCAGGCGATGATTGCCGAGATTCGCCATCGCGGCCCCGATGGCGAAGGGTGCGACTCGGCCCTGGGAATCCATCTCGGCCATGCCCGCCTCGCTATCCTCGATCCCAGCCACGGCGCCCAGCCGCTGACCGGGGCCGATGGCCGCTACACCGTCAGCTATAACGGTGAGATCTATAATTACCCCGATCTGCGGCGCGAGCTGGAGGCTCTGGGCCACCGCTTCGAGACCACCTGCGATACCGAATTGCTGCCCCTTGGCTTTGCCGCCTGGGGCGAAGGGCTGTTTGCCCGCCTGGACGGAATGTTCGCCTTCGCGCTGCGCGACAATGCCGATGGCCGGTTGTGGCTGGTGCGGGATCAATTGGGCATCAAGCCGCTGTACTACAGTCTGGCCGGAGGCGAACTGGCCTTCGCCTCGTCGGCCCGCGCCCTGACCCGCCACCCCCAGGTCAGCCGCCGTCTGCGGCCCGACGCCATTCAAGAATTCCTGCAGTTCCGCTGGGTCCGTTCGGGGCGTCATCTGTTCTCCGATGTTGAAATCCTGCCGCCCGGCGGCGTGCTGCGCTGGACGGAGGGCGAGGCGCGCCTGGACCGGTTCTGGACACCGGCGCGGCGCGGCCCCGCCCGCAACGCCCTGCCGCGTGACTGGGCCGCCGAGGTGGAATTGGTGCTCGAGGACTCGGTCCGCCGGCAGTTGCGGGCCGATGTTGCGCTGGGCATCTTCCTTTCGGGCGGCGTTGATTCGGCGATGATCGGTCATTATGCCGCCCGCAACGCCGCGAACCGCCTGACGGCCTTTACTTTCTCGACCGGTGATCGGGTGGACGAGACGGCCCAGGCGGCGGCCATGGCCCGCGATTTCGGTTTCGATCATCGCGTCGTGTCTCTGACGGCTTCCGACTTCGCGGACTTTCCTCAGGCGGTGGCGTGCCTGGACAACCCCGTGGGCGACGCGGTGGTTTTGCCGACCTGGAAGCTGTGCCGCGAGGCGGCCCGCGAGGTTAAGGTGGTCCTGACCGGCGAGGGCGCGGACGAAATGTTTGCCGGTTACGCCCATCTGCCCATTCTTCGCAAGCTGGACCAGCTCGGTTCCGTGGCCGGTGTGCTGCGCCTCTTGGCGCCGCTGATCCGGCTAATGCCGGTGGGGCTGCTCAACCACCTGTTCGACTATCAGGCCTCGTTGGGACGGCTGGGGCGCGACGCGGCCGCCGAACTGCTCGCCGTGGCCGGAGACAGCGGCAAGATGCTGGCGCGGGCCAGCGCCATCATGGGCGATGCCGAGATGGCCCAGGCGACCACCCTCGGCCCGCCGCCGCCACGGCCCAAGGCTGATCTGTCCCTGGGCGGGCTGCTCCTTGATCTGACACGCGGCTGGCTGCCCGAGGAGATCCTCCACAAGATGGACCAGCTCAGCATGGCCCACGGGCTGGAAGCGCGAGTGCCCTACGTCACCACCGCCCTCTATGACCTGTTGCTGAGGTGTCCGGATCAAATGGCCATGGGCAAGACGCTGCTGCGTCACGTCGCCAGCCAGTCCGGCCTGGCCGCCGCCCGGCGGCGGAAGGTGGCGTTCCACCTCCCGGTGGAAACCCTGTGGCGGCCACAGTTGGAAGAGATGTGCCGGGAATATCTCTCCCCGGCCATGATCCGGCGTCACGCAATCTTGAACGAGGCCTTTGTTGGCCGAAGCCTCTCCTTGCTGAAAGCAGGGGAGTTCCTTGCCTCCAAACGTCTGGTGGCCATGGTGTCGCTTCATGCATGGCTGGACGCGCACACCTGA
- a CDS encoding sulfite exporter TauE/SafE family protein: MSALDILLLVGSAFLAGAINSVAGGGTFLSFPALVFAGVPPVTANATNTVALFPGQLASAWAYRHDFPRVPGLNPKLIVAVSLAGGIAGAILLIYTPSRAFESVVPWLLLFATSIFAFSKRLIPWLKQRLHIGQTALYGTHFLLAVYGGYFGGAVGILMLALFGLFGIDDIHSANALKTLLSGLVNAIAVVCFVAAGAVAWTPALIMLASAVAGGYLGAHAAKRMSPGLVRNMVIAIGLVMTAAFFGRV; the protein is encoded by the coding sequence GTGAGCGCGCTTGATATTCTATTGCTGGTCGGATCGGCTTTTCTCGCCGGTGCGATCAATTCCGTGGCGGGGGGCGGCACGTTCCTGTCCTTTCCCGCCCTGGTTTTCGCGGGAGTTCCCCCCGTTACGGCCAATGCCACCAACACGGTGGCGTTGTTTCCCGGCCAGTTGGCCAGCGCCTGGGCCTATCGCCACGACTTTCCCCGCGTTCCGGGCCTGAACCCGAAACTGATCGTCGCGGTCAGCCTGGCCGGGGGCATTGCCGGTGCGATTTTGCTGATCTATACGCCGTCGCGCGCCTTCGAGTCGGTCGTCCCCTGGCTATTGCTCTTCGCGACCTCGATCTTCGCCTTTTCCAAGCGGCTGATTCCCTGGCTGAAACAAAGGCTGCATATCGGACAGACCGCGCTCTATGGCACCCACTTCCTGCTCGCCGTCTATGGCGGCTATTTCGGTGGTGCGGTCGGTATTCTGATGCTGGCCCTGTTCGGCCTGTTCGGCATCGACGACATCCACTCCGCCAATGCCCTGAAGACCTTGCTGTCGGGCCTCGTCAACGCCATCGCGGTCGTGTGTTTCGTGGCGGCGGGAGCTGTGGCCTGGACGCCTGCCCTGATCATGTTGGCTTCCGCCGTGGCGGGCGGTTATCTCGGCGCCCACGCGGCCAAGCGCATGTCCCCCGGTCTGGTCCGCAATATGGTGATCGCCATCGGACTGGTCATGACGGCAGCTTTTTTCGGCCGCGTCTGA
- a CDS encoding lysylphosphatidylglycerol synthase transmembrane domain-containing protein: protein MTPRLAIRLVGIGLFVVILWNIDLGRALSVMTEVPWWGLCTALLMALALAGIRALRWRLLLNAHGVRQSMRDALVSTLESMIWGTLTPARAGELIRVHHLVADQGIAVSRAAALWAVDMGLDVAGAVIATAGLTVFRPAIFGQILPRPAALAVLAAAIGGLAFLPWLSRILASRLPRGLAAPLEVLAATPASLLLGLAGLTLGSFTAYALTVAGLAGNLPEPGWAEICVITGLTMLVAILPVTFMGFGTREAVIIGVFALHGRPPEAAVGFSFLYVASALLAVAVYFPLMIGLRRRK, encoded by the coding sequence GTGACCCCGCGTCTGGCGATTCGCCTGGTCGGCATCGGCCTGTTCGTCGTCATTTTATGGAATATTGATCTCGGCCGGGCCCTCTCCGTGATGACGGAGGTGCCCTGGTGGGGGCTTTGCACCGCGCTGCTGATGGCCTTGGCCCTGGCGGGGATACGGGCCCTGCGCTGGCGGTTGCTGCTGAATGCCCATGGGGTGAGGCAGAGCATGCGCGACGCCCTGGTCTCGACACTGGAATCCATGATCTGGGGGACGCTTACCCCCGCCCGGGCGGGGGAGTTGATCCGGGTTCACCATCTGGTGGCCGACCAAGGAATCGCCGTTTCCCGCGCCGCCGCGCTGTGGGCGGTGGACATGGGGCTCGACGTGGCCGGGGCGGTGATCGCCACCGCGGGCCTTACCGTGTTTCGGCCCGCCATCTTTGGGCAGATCCTGCCACGTCCGGCGGCGCTTGCGGTTCTGGCCGCAGCCATCGGAGGCCTGGCCTTTCTGCCTTGGCTGTCACGGATCCTGGCGTCCCGGCTGCCCAGGGGATTGGCGGCTCCGTTGGAGGTTCTGGCCGCCACCCCGGCATCGCTCCTGCTCGGCCTGGCGGGACTGACACTGGGGTCATTCACCGCCTATGCCCTGACGGTGGCGGGCCTGGCGGGAAATCTGCCCGAGCCGGGCTGGGCCGAGATTTGCGTCATCACCGGGCTGACCATGCTGGTCGCCATCCTGCCGGTCACCTTCATGGGGTTCGGCACCCGCGAGGCGGTGATCATCGGAGTCTTCGCCCTGCACGGAAGGCCGCCAGAGGCGGCTGTCGGCTTCTCGTTCCTCTATGTCGCCAGCGCCTTGTTGGCCGTGGCGGTCTATTTCCCGCTGATGATAGGCTTGCGCAGGCGGAAATAG
- a CDS encoding B12-binding domain-containing radical SAM protein, with translation MKIAVIEPLLQSRKNVIRDVIYGCWCGGKRIGGASVPPFEQLTVATILKHDGHEVCFIDAQQEQLSLEQVADRIQGSQLVITSTSVMTMRDDATFVRELKTRIPGLRAAAYGSHPTFKPEETLEKGYDFAIQREPEWVLRDLVRRLDAGDEDGAAHVPGIVTRGTDGTLIKNDRYPFIDDLDQIPPLDVGLLPRDYVYFNPIVRNLPYITVSSSHGCPAKCSYCTAPFFHGTRTRFMSAGKVLDDMAYYLNQGMREVYFRDETFTADRQRVMDICTGIIERNLRFSWICNARVDTVDPEMLGLMHRAGCHLIKFGAESGSQTVLDAVKKGITLQQTRDAFRWCSEAGIATHAHFMVGMPGETLETMEATLDLAIEIAPSTATFGICTPYPGTPLFRDVARLDESIGDGSDNASIERLHVEGDYNRHYCSVDGETLRRTVKRFYRRFYLRPAYVFDSLRRIRNGNMLRNAVIGGLNVIGFALGEKSS, from the coding sequence ATGAAAATTGCCGTTATCGAGCCGCTGCTGCAGTCGCGCAAAAACGTCATCCGTGACGTCATTTATGGCTGCTGGTGCGGAGGAAAACGCATCGGGGGAGCCAGTGTCCCGCCCTTTGAACAACTGACCGTTGCCACCATTCTCAAGCATGACGGCCATGAGGTCTGCTTCATCGACGCGCAGCAGGAACAACTCAGCCTCGAACAGGTGGCCGACCGAATCCAGGGCAGCCAACTGGTCATCACCTCCACATCGGTGATGACCATGCGCGACGACGCCACCTTCGTGCGCGAACTCAAAACCAGGATACCGGGATTGCGCGCGGCCGCCTATGGCTCGCACCCCACCTTCAAGCCCGAGGAAACCCTGGAAAAGGGCTACGACTTCGCCATTCAGCGCGAGCCGGAATGGGTATTGCGCGATTTGGTCCGCCGCCTGGACGCCGGTGACGAGGACGGCGCCGCCCATGTTCCCGGCATCGTCACCCGAGGGACGGACGGCACGCTGATCAAGAATGACCGCTATCCCTTCATCGACGACCTGGACCAGATTCCGCCGCTGGATGTGGGGCTGCTGCCCCGCGATTACGTCTATTTCAATCCCATCGTCCGCAACCTGCCCTATATCACCGTTTCGTCGTCCCATGGCTGTCCGGCCAAGTGCAGCTACTGCACCGCGCCGTTCTTCCACGGGACGCGGACCCGCTTCATGTCGGCGGGCAAGGTTCTGGACGACATGGCCTATTATCTGAACCAGGGCATGCGTGAAGTCTATTTCCGCGACGAGACCTTCACCGCCGACCGCCAGAGGGTCATGGACATCTGCACCGGCATCATCGAGCGCAATCTTCGGTTCAGCTGGATCTGCAATGCGCGGGTCGATACGGTCGATCCCGAGATGCTGGGGCTGATGCACCGCGCGGGCTGCCATCTGATCAAGTTCGGAGCGGAATCGGGCAGCCAGACCGTGCTGGACGCCGTCAAGAAGGGCATAACGCTGCAACAGACCCGCGATGCCTTCCGCTGGTGCAGCGAGGCGGGCATCGCCACCCATGCCCATTTCATGGTGGGTATGCCCGGCGAGACCTTGGAGACCATGGAGGCGACCCTCGATCTGGCCATTGAGATCGCCCCGTCGACGGCCACCTTCGGCATCTGCACCCCCTATCCCGGCACGCCGCTGTTTCGCGATGTCGCCCGCCTGGACGAGAGCATCGGCGACGGCAGCGACAATGCCTCCATCGAACGGCTGCATGTGGAGGGCGATTATAACCGGCATTACTGCTCGGTGGATGGCGAGACGCTGCGCCGCACGGTGAAGCGTTTCTATCGCCGTTTCTATCTGCGCCCGGCCTATGTCTTCGACAGCCTGCGCCGCATCCGCAACGGCAATATGCTGCGCAATGCGGTGATCGGCGGCCTGAACGTCATCGGTTTCGCCCTTGGCGAGAAGAGTTCCTGA
- a CDS encoding class I SAM-dependent methyltransferase, with the protein MDTAPSVGDVREYWNRNPLLSHELASPGSPAFFASLDTAKREDSDRFAMDYWEFGQWAGQRVLDIGCGPGWLTVQYARGGAQVDSVDLTPRAVELAQAHLALHGQSATVREGNAEELPFPDDQFDLVAASGVLHHTPDTQATFREAFRVTKPGGQGKITLYRKGILHHPAVFAMTRIAMRLFGVKHPGADLGKNSSDVDDFIRRYDGDGNPVGIGKTDADWAADLAAAGWVVQGHEVHFFPRRFLPCARLIPVWLHEFLDTRLGTMVYFRLRKPIISGK; encoded by the coding sequence ATGGACACGGCCCCTTCCGTCGGCGATGTCCGCGAATACTGGAACCGCAATCCCCTGCTCAGTCATGAGTTGGCGTCGCCCGGGTCTCCGGCCTTCTTCGCGTCACTGGACACGGCCAAGCGAGAGGATTCCGACCGGTTCGCCATGGATTATTGGGAGTTCGGCCAATGGGCGGGGCAGCGCGTCCTCGATATCGGCTGCGGTCCGGGCTGGCTGACCGTGCAATATGCGCGTGGCGGAGCGCAGGTTGATTCCGTCGATCTTACGCCTCGGGCTGTCGAGCTGGCCCAGGCTCATCTGGCCCTTCATGGCCAGTCCGCCACCGTGCGCGAGGGCAATGCGGAAGAACTGCCTTTCCCCGACGATCAATTCGATCTGGTGGCCGCCTCCGGGGTGCTGCACCATACCCCCGATACCCAGGCCACGTTCCGCGAGGCTTTCAGAGTCACCAAGCCGGGCGGGCAGGGGAAGATCACCCTCTATCGCAAGGGCATCTTGCACCACCCCGCGGTCTTCGCCATGACCCGGATCGCCATGCGCTTGTTCGGCGTCAAGCATCCGGGGGCCGATCTCGGCAAGAATTCAAGCGATGTGGACGATTTCATCCGTCGCTATGACGGTGACGGCAATCCGGTAGGAATCGGCAAGACCGACGCCGATTGGGCCGCCGATCTGGCTGCTGCCGGATGGGTGGTACAGGGCCATGAGGTGCATTTCTTTCCCCGCCGTTTCCTTCCCTGCGCCCGTCTGATCCCGGTCTGGCTGCATGAATTTCTCGATACCCGCCTGGGGACCATGGTCTATTTCCGCCTGCGCAAGCCTATCATCAGCGGGAAATAG
- the madL gene encoding malonate transporter subunit MadL, translating to MVIFGTALLAACYLAGIFVGDAFGALIGVKANVGGVGIAMMLLIAAQHFLRERGLLNATSEKGVTFWAMMYIPVVVAMAATQNVLVAAKAGPVALLAAAGSVVLCACVISFINRIIHRAHGGQPWNPDATVEIG from the coding sequence ATGGTCATCTTTGGAACGGCCCTGCTGGCCGCCTGCTATCTGGCGGGCATCTTCGTCGGTGATGCCTTCGGTGCGCTGATCGGCGTCAAGGCCAATGTGGGCGGCGTCGGTATCGCCATGATGCTGCTGATCGCCGCCCAGCATTTCCTGCGCGAGCGTGGACTTCTGAATGCCACGTCCGAGAAGGGCGTCACCTTCTGGGCCATGATGTACATCCCAGTGGTGGTGGCCATGGCCGCGACCCAGAACGTGCTGGTGGCCGCCAAGGCGGGTCCCGTCGCTCTGCTGGCGGCGGCCGGTTCCGTCGTGCTGTGCGCCTGCGTCATCTCCTTCATCAATCGCATCATCCACCGCGCCCATGGCGGCCAGCCGTGGAATCCCGATGCGACTGTGGAAATCGGCTAG